A single Pseudoalteromonas phenolica DNA region contains:
- the leuS gene encoding leucine--tRNA ligase gives MQEQYNPQDIESKVQQYWEENKTFKVVEDESKEKYYCLSMFPYPSGRLHMGHVRNYTIGDVVSRFQRLQGKNVMQPMGWDAFGLPAENAAIKNNTAPAKWTYENIDYMRGQLKQLGFGYDWDREIATCHPEYYKWEQWFFTKLYEKGLVYKKMSTVNWDPVDQTVLANEQVIDGRGWRSGALVEQKEIPQWFIKITDYAQELLDDLDKLEHWPEQVKTMQRNWIGRSEGLEIDFKRADNGETFTVYTTRPDTFMGVTYVGVAAGHPIALEAAKNNPDVAAFVEECKNTKVAEADMATMDKKGIDTGFKAIHPLTGEEVPVWAANFVLMDYGSGAVMAVPGHDQRDYEFATAYGLEIKQVIAPAEGSELVADLSKEAFTEKGTLINSGEFDGLEFKAAFNAIADKLESIGAGKRKVNFRLRDWGVSRQRYWGSPIPMLNKEDGSELAATEDMLPVRLPEDVVMNGVTSPIKADPEWAKTTVNGEPAFHETDTFDTFMESSWYYARYCSPRYDEGMLEPGAANYWLPVNQYIGGIEHAILHLLYSRFFHKLLRDCGLVNSDEPFERLLCQGMVLAETYFRKDEKGGDVWISPTDVETETDDKGRITKAWHKDDGQPVESAGMSKMSKSKNNGIDPQTVIKQYGADTVRLFMMFTAPPEQTLEWSDSGVEGSLRFLKRVWKYAVDVNAAGTAELDLAALNSNQKVLRREIHKTIAKVTDDVERRQTFNTAIAAIMELSNKLAKAPLKDAQDIALANEALNAIVIMLAPIAPHMCHQLWQDLGHEGDVLDATWPVVDQAALVEDEKLIVVQVNGKLRAKLTVAADSTKEQVEALAFAEENVSKFIEGKEIRKVIYVPGKLLNVVAN, from the coding sequence TCTATGTTCCCTTACCCAAGTGGTCGACTGCATATGGGTCACGTGCGTAACTACACCATTGGTGATGTGGTATCTCGTTTCCAGCGCTTACAAGGCAAAAATGTCATGCAACCTATGGGTTGGGATGCGTTTGGTCTACCTGCAGAAAATGCCGCAATTAAGAACAACACAGCGCCTGCTAAGTGGACATACGAAAACATTGATTACATGCGCGGTCAGCTAAAACAGCTTGGTTTTGGTTACGACTGGGATCGTGAAATCGCAACATGTCACCCAGAATATTACAAATGGGAACAGTGGTTCTTCACTAAGCTTTACGAGAAAGGCTTAGTCTACAAGAAAATGTCTACCGTAAACTGGGATCCAGTTGACCAAACAGTACTGGCTAACGAGCAGGTTATCGACGGTCGTGGTTGGCGTTCAGGCGCACTTGTAGAGCAAAAAGAAATTCCTCAGTGGTTCATCAAAATTACTGATTATGCACAAGAGCTATTAGACGATTTAGACAAGCTTGAACACTGGCCTGAGCAAGTAAAAACCATGCAGCGTAACTGGATTGGTCGCTCTGAAGGTTTAGAAATCGATTTCAAACGTGCTGATAATGGTGAAACTTTCACAGTTTACACTACTCGCCCTGACACTTTCATGGGTGTAACTTATGTTGGTGTAGCTGCTGGTCACCCGATTGCGTTAGAAGCTGCTAAGAACAACCCAGACGTTGCTGCATTTGTTGAAGAATGCAAAAACACTAAGGTTGCTGAAGCTGATATGGCAACCATGGACAAAAAAGGCATCGACACGGGCTTTAAAGCGATTCACCCTCTAACCGGTGAAGAAGTACCTGTATGGGCTGCAAACTTTGTACTAATGGACTATGGTTCAGGTGCGGTAATGGCAGTACCAGGTCACGACCAACGTGACTATGAATTTGCGACAGCTTATGGTCTTGAGATCAAACAAGTTATTGCACCTGCTGAAGGTTCTGAGCTTGTAGCTGACCTTTCAAAAGAAGCATTTACTGAAAAAGGTACGCTGATTAATTCTGGCGAATTTGACGGTCTTGAGTTTAAAGCAGCATTCAACGCCATTGCTGACAAACTTGAAAGCATTGGCGCGGGTAAGCGTAAAGTTAACTTCCGTCTACGTGACTGGGGTGTTAGTCGCCAGCGTTACTGGGGCTCACCAATCCCAATGCTAAATAAAGAAGACGGTTCAGAGCTTGCTGCAACTGAAGATATGCTGCCAGTTCGCCTACCAGAAGACGTGGTAATGAACGGTGTAACTTCACCAATTAAAGCAGACCCTGAGTGGGCAAAAACCACAGTGAACGGAGAACCTGCATTCCACGAAACAGATACGTTCGATACTTTCATGGAATCTTCATGGTACTACGCGCGTTACTGTAGCCCTCGTTATGACGAAGGTATGTTAGAGCCAGGTGCAGCGAATTACTGGCTACCAGTAAACCAATATATTGGTGGTATCGAGCACGCGATCCTTCACCTACTTTACTCGCGTTTCTTCCACAAACTCTTACGTGACTGTGGTTTAGTAAACTCAGATGAGCCGTTCGAGCGTCTACTATGTCAAGGCATGGTATTAGCTGAAACTTATTTCCGTAAAGACGAAAAAGGCGGTGATGTTTGGATTTCACCAACTGACGTTGAAACTGAAACTGACGATAAAGGTCGTATCACTAAAGCGTGGCACAAAGACGACGGTCAACCAGTAGAGTCTGCTGGTATGTCTAAAATGTCTAAATCAAAGAACAACGGTATTGATCCTCAAACTGTTATCAAGCAATACGGCGCAGATACAGTTCGTTTATTCATGATGTTCACAGCGCCACCAGAGCAAACTCTAGAATGGTCTGACTCGGGTGTTGAAGGGTCACTTCGTTTCCTTAAACGTGTTTGGAAATACGCAGTAGATGTCAATGCAGCAGGTACAGCTGAGCTTGACCTAGCAGCACTTAACAGCAACCAAAAAGTGCTACGTCGTGAGATCCACAAAACCATTGCAAAAGTAACTGATGATGTTGAGCGTCGCCAAACGTTCAATACTGCGATTGCTGCTATCATGGAGCTATCTAACAAGCTTGCAAAAGCACCGCTAAAAGATGCACAAGATATTGCGTTAGCAAACGAAGCACTTAATGCGATCGTCATTATGCTTGCACCGATTGCACCACATATGTGTCATCAATTATGGCAAGACCTAGGTCACGAAGGTGACGTGTTAGATGCAACATGGCCTGTGGTTGACCAAGCTGCACTTGTTGAAGATGAGAAACTTATCGTTGTACAAGTGAATGGTAAGCTGCGTGCTAAGCTAACGGTTGCTGCCGACTCAACGAAAGAACAAGTTGAAGCGCTGGCATTTGCTGAAGAGAATGTGTCTAAGTTCATTGAAGGCAAAGAAATCCGTAAAGTGATTTACGTACCAGGTAAACTACTTAATGTGGTTGCAAACTAA
- the lptE gene encoding LPS assembly lipoprotein LptE, producing MWLQTKMHLSHSNKHGLAFLLACVLLSGCGFHLKQASYLPKELQTLHLSGDDSKSELFSLLRKDLVASQVTISDNRNKQVPELHLYRDSLTRQTLSLFRNGQVAQYELAYSVSYRVTRPGLEPIDKGFEIYRNYQDDPDNALAKAKELDIILNELRKQASKRIVRELSQL from the coding sequence ATGTGGTTGCAAACTAAGATGCATTTATCGCATTCAAATAAGCATGGGCTAGCTTTTTTGCTAGCCTGTGTTTTGTTATCTGGTTGTGGCTTTCATTTAAAGCAAGCCTCATATTTACCAAAAGAATTACAAACACTTCACCTGTCGGGTGATGATAGCAAGTCTGAGCTGTTTTCATTACTTCGCAAAGATCTCGTCGCATCTCAAGTCACCATTAGTGACAACAGAAACAAACAAGTTCCTGAGCTTCATCTGTATCGTGACTCTCTAACACGCCAAACGTTAAGCTTGTTTAGAAATGGTCAGGTTGCGCAATACGAACTGGCTTATTCTGTTTCATATAGAGTGACACGTCCAGGTCTTGAGCCTATAGATAAAGGGTTTGAGATTTACCGCAATTATCAAGATGACCCTGACAACGCACTCGCTAAAGCCAAAGAGCTTGATATTATTCTTAACGAGCTGCGCAAACAGGCAAGTAAACGTATTGTTCGAGAGCTGTCGCAACTCTAA
- the holA gene encoding DNA polymerase III subunit delta has protein sequence MRCYANQLPDTLRKGLAPFYLVLGEEPFQEAQCVQQIKQAAKQQGFDEVIKFSLLPGFDWQELLAQYNSMSLFSARTLIEFDLNQQKPGTAGSDAFKQLTAQPNPDVVLIVKGQKASQEIQRGAWFKGLEKQGVYVPCYELTGQHLQRWLDSQAKQLKVALTQDAKKQLLLATEGNLLATHQELEKLALLYPSQTVNDEQILAGLLNQSKFDIFDLTNATLAGQAKKITKVMVKLAEDNTEPNTLIWALNKQQQTLISIKKGLQQGQNITALYKQHNIWKNQQPLTQQALDRLPLHQLEQIGFLLAQIDSGYKRGELTAPYQALLHCALSFCYHIPIGLPINHTD, from the coding sequence ATGCGCTGTTACGCTAACCAACTTCCCGATACTTTACGAAAAGGCCTAGCTCCATTCTATTTGGTTTTAGGTGAAGAACCTTTTCAAGAAGCACAATGTGTGCAGCAAATAAAACAGGCTGCAAAACAACAAGGCTTCGACGAAGTCATTAAATTTAGTTTGTTGCCAGGCTTTGATTGGCAGGAATTACTTGCTCAATACAATAGTATGTCGCTATTTAGCGCACGCACACTCATTGAATTTGACTTGAACCAGCAAAAACCCGGTACAGCCGGGAGTGATGCGTTTAAACAACTGACTGCTCAACCGAACCCTGATGTCGTGTTAATTGTGAAAGGTCAAAAAGCCAGCCAAGAGATCCAACGTGGTGCTTGGTTTAAAGGCTTAGAAAAGCAAGGCGTATATGTGCCTTGTTATGAATTGACTGGCCAACACTTGCAGCGCTGGCTTGATTCGCAAGCCAAGCAGTTAAAAGTCGCTCTAACACAAGATGCAAAAAAGCAACTTTTGCTGGCCACAGAGGGCAACTTACTCGCAACACATCAAGAGCTAGAAAAACTGGCGCTGCTTTATCCTTCGCAAACCGTCAATGATGAGCAAATCTTAGCGGGCCTGCTTAATCAAAGTAAATTTGATATTTTTGACCTGACTAATGCAACGCTTGCCGGCCAAGCAAAAAAAATAACTAAAGTGATGGTTAAGTTAGCTGAAGATAACACTGAGCCAAATACTCTTATTTGGGCACTGAATAAACAGCAGCAAACCTTAATATCAATTAAAAAAGGTTTACAACAGGGACAGAATATAACTGCCCTCTATAAACAGCATAACATTTGGAAAAACCAACAGCCTTTAACTCAGCAAGCACTTGATAGATTGCCTTTGCATCAGCTTGAGCAAATAGGTTTTTTGTTGGCACAAATAGACAGTGGCTATAAACGCGGAGAACTCACTGCGCCTTATCAAGCCTTACTGCATTGCGCACTGAGTTTTTGCTACCATATTCCAATTGGCCTGCCCATTAACCACACTGATTAA
- the nadD gene encoding nicotinate-nucleotide adenylyltransferase produces the protein MIALFGGTFDPVHLGHLNMAEQCVAELGLSELRFLPCAIPVHKAQPKITDTHRLNMLELATQGNEAFTIDKRELERQGPSYSLLTLQEYRDEQPNSPIIFLMGMDSFNSLTFWYEWQAITQLCHIVVYQRPGEIYVPNPALADYVAQAHVETSELLLTKKAGHCHFLTGPSFDAASSDIRKLINNQKPMEQFLASSVIDYIRTHQLYAE, from the coding sequence ATGATTGCACTTTTTGGTGGTACTTTTGATCCCGTCCATTTAGGACATTTAAACATGGCCGAGCAATGCGTTGCTGAACTAGGGTTGTCTGAATTACGATTTTTGCCCTGTGCCATACCTGTGCACAAAGCACAGCCTAAGATCACTGACACACACCGTCTCAACATGCTCGAGTTAGCAACACAAGGTAATGAAGCATTTACCATTGATAAACGAGAGCTTGAGCGCCAAGGGCCTTCTTATTCATTGTTAACGCTGCAAGAATACCGAGACGAGCAGCCTAATTCCCCCATCATCTTTTTGATGGGTATGGATTCCTTCAATAGTTTAACGTTTTGGTATGAATGGCAAGCCATTACACAGCTTTGCCACATCGTGGTTTATCAGCGCCCTGGCGAAATTTATGTGCCAAATCCAGCGCTTGCTGACTATGTGGCACAAGCTCACGTTGAGACAAGCGAGCTGTTACTCACGAAAAAAGCAGGTCATTGTCATTTTTTAACCGGTCCTAGTTTTGATGCCGCATCCAGCGATATAAGAAAACTAATAAATAATCAAAAACCTATGGAACAATTTCTCGCGTCTTCGGTCATAGATTACATTCGTACTCATCAGCTCTATGCTGAATAA
- the rsfS gene encoding ribosome silencing factor — protein sequence MNSEQLLDFALDKVDDMKARDIVKLDVKEVSSVTDYLVICSGNSKRHVQSIAEHVAKETRHAGEDLLGIEGQDVGEWVLVDLGDVVVHVMQDQTRDLYDLEKLWG from the coding sequence TTGAATTCTGAACAATTATTAGACTTTGCATTAGACAAAGTTGACGACATGAAAGCCCGTGACATTGTTAAGTTAGATGTAAAAGAAGTGAGCTCTGTAACGGATTATTTGGTCATTTGCTCAGGTAACTCAAAACGTCACGTACAGTCTATTGCTGAACACGTTGCTAAAGAAACGCGTCATGCTGGTGAAGACCTATTAGGCATTGAAGGACAAGATGTGGGTGAGTGGGTACTGGTTGATTTAGGCGATGTGGTTGTGCACGTTATGCAAGACCAAACTCGTGACTTATATGACTTAGAGAAACTCTGGGGCTAA
- the rlmH gene encoding 23S rRNA (pseudouridine(1915)-N(3))-methyltransferase RlmH has product MKIQLVAVGTKMPAWVETGFKEYQRRFPKDMALELVEIPAGKRGKNADIKRILQLEGEKTLAAIPKGNRIVTLEVTGKPWDTHQLANHMQKWQLDGRDVSLLIGGPEGLAPECIAASEQKWSLSALTLPHPLVRIIVAESLYRGWSLNNNHPYHRE; this is encoded by the coding sequence TTGAAAATTCAATTGGTTGCTGTCGGCACAAAAATGCCAGCTTGGGTTGAGACAGGCTTTAAAGAGTATCAGCGTCGTTTTCCAAAAGATATGGCGTTAGAACTGGTTGAGATCCCAGCAGGAAAGCGTGGTAAAAATGCCGATATCAAGCGTATTTTGCAGTTGGAAGGTGAAAAAACCTTAGCCGCTATTCCGAAAGGCAACCGAATTGTGACGCTAGAAGTAACAGGTAAGCCTTGGGATACCCATCAACTCGCAAATCATATGCAAAAGTGGCAGCTTGACGGTCGAGATGTCAGCTTATTAATTGGTGGGCCTGAAGGCCTTGCACCTGAGTGTATTGCCGCTTCTGAGCAAAAGTGGTCGCTATCGGCATTGACGTTACCGCACCCACTCGTGCGCATTATTGTCGCTGAAAGCTTGTATCGCGGGTGGAGTTTAAATAACAACCACCCATACCACAGAGAATAA
- the mrdA gene encoding penicillin-binding protein 2, translating into MINKRPTIRDHSAEANLFARRAFVGFVFVTLLIGLLLSNAYKLQVTEHDTHKTRSNDNRIKVIPVAPNRGLIYDRNGVLLAENRPVYNLEVIPEQVDDIAKQLAEVGALLNISVEDQESFLKNIRRKQRFKSRVIKARLNEQEVALFSVNQHKFPGFNIEARLARYYPYGETLTHALGYVAKLNKKELTALELAGEAKNYRATHDIGKLGIEKFYEKELHGIVGSQRVEVNNRGRVIRTLSVDAPTPGQDLVLTLDIGLQQVAKKALEGMRGAIVVMDPKDGGILALYSNPSYDPNLFVHGISGKDYRALLNPDRPLINRTTQGRYAPASTVKPHLAILGLEEGIITEQTRMWDPGFFQIPNVDHRWRDWQRWGHGHVDVYKAIEESCDTFYYEIAYKSGITKISNFMNKFGFGDLSGIDIHEETTAILPTVAWKKERFKENWWPGDTISVGIGQGYWTATPMQIANAVTIMVNKGEHYQPHLVQVKKQFDEITPMYTEERPPIVLKNHDHWRVALEAMHNTVTKVTGTAHKAFKGANYDPAGKTGTAQIVSIAQGEKYDAEKLDERHRDNAIYTGFAPYNDPRVVVTVVVENQGGGSKIAAPIARQLMDYYFTANPLEQGTD; encoded by the coding sequence ATGATAAACAAAAGACCAACAATTCGTGACCATTCAGCTGAAGCAAATTTATTTGCTCGTCGCGCATTTGTTGGTTTTGTATTTGTTACCTTACTCATTGGCTTGCTACTCAGTAACGCCTATAAGCTACAAGTCACAGAGCACGACACCCATAAAACACGCTCTAATGATAATCGTATTAAAGTAATCCCCGTCGCACCAAACCGAGGCTTAATCTACGACCGAAATGGGGTGTTATTGGCAGAAAACCGCCCTGTTTATAATTTAGAAGTGATCCCTGAGCAAGTAGATGATATCGCTAAGCAACTTGCTGAAGTTGGCGCTTTATTGAATATTTCTGTAGAAGACCAAGAAAGCTTTTTAAAGAATATTCGCCGTAAACAGCGCTTTAAAAGCCGTGTTATTAAAGCGCGTTTAAACGAGCAAGAAGTCGCCTTATTTTCGGTTAATCAGCATAAATTTCCCGGCTTTAATATTGAAGCTCGCCTTGCCAGATATTACCCCTACGGCGAAACACTCACCCATGCGCTTGGTTATGTTGCCAAATTAAATAAAAAAGAGCTCACTGCGTTAGAGCTCGCTGGTGAAGCCAAAAATTATCGAGCAACCCATGACATTGGTAAGCTTGGCATAGAGAAATTCTACGAAAAAGAACTGCACGGCATCGTTGGTTCACAACGTGTTGAAGTGAATAACCGAGGCAGAGTGATCCGTACTTTAAGCGTCGACGCGCCCACACCAGGGCAAGATTTAGTTCTTACGTTAGATATAGGCTTACAGCAAGTGGCGAAAAAAGCCCTTGAAGGCATGCGTGGCGCGATCGTTGTTATGGACCCAAAAGATGGCGGTATTCTCGCGCTTTATTCGAATCCAAGTTACGACCCAAACTTATTCGTACATGGGATCAGTGGTAAAGATTATCGTGCCTTATTAAATCCAGATCGACCTTTAATCAATAGAACGACTCAAGGTCGCTATGCGCCTGCATCTACCGTCAAGCCACATTTAGCAATTCTCGGCTTAGAAGAAGGCATTATCACTGAGCAAACTCGCATGTGGGACCCGGGCTTTTTTCAAATTCCGAATGTTGATCACCGATGGCGTGATTGGCAACGCTGGGGACATGGCCATGTTGATGTGTATAAAGCCATTGAAGAGTCTTGTGATACCTTTTATTACGAGATTGCCTATAAGTCTGGTATTACCAAAATCAGTAATTTTATGAATAAGTTTGGCTTTGGTGATTTATCAGGCATTGATATTCATGAAGAGACAACCGCTATTCTGCCTACCGTAGCTTGGAAGAAAGAACGCTTCAAAGAAAACTGGTGGCCTGGTGACACCATTTCAGTTGGGATTGGACAAGGTTATTGGACTGCGACGCCAATGCAAATAGCCAACGCTGTTACTATCATGGTAAATAAAGGCGAACATTACCAGCCACACCTTGTACAAGTAAAAAAGCAGTTTGATGAAATCACGCCAATGTATACCGAAGAGCGCCCGCCTATTGTGCTCAAAAATCATGACCATTGGCGCGTCGCCCTGGAAGCCATGCACAACACTGTAACTAAGGTCACAGGTACTGCGCATAAAGCATTTAAAGGAGCTAATTACGATCCTGCAGGTAAAACTGGTACTGCGCAAATTGTCAGTATCGCTCAGGGCGAAAAGTATGATGCAGAAAAGCTGGATGAGCGCCATCGAGACAACGCCATTTACACAGGCTTTGCCCCCTATAATGACCCGCGTGTTGTTGTGACTGTGGTAGTAGAAAACCAAGGTGGCGGCAGTAAAATCGCGGCCCCTATTGCACGTCAATTAATGGATTATTACTTTACAGCTAACCCTCTTGAGCAAGGAACGGATTAA
- the rodA gene encoding rod shape-determining protein RodA: MVLGHKRSFWQKVHLDVPLLIALACMMLGSLTIVYSASGQNMDMMLRHGIRMGSAIFALLIFAQIPPITLKRLVIPLYLVGLAMLIAVFFFGITINGAKRWLNLGVTNFQPSEIMKLAVPMMVAWYISQHRMPPKFTNLFVGFVLLSVPTFLIKEQPDLGTSLLIASSGIFVLFLAGLSWRLIGGALLLMIPAVFAFWHYGMRAYQKQRVMTLLDPESDPLGAGYHIIQSKIAIGSGGVEGKGWLHGTQSQLEFLPERHTDFIFSVLSEEFGLMGVVLLLSLYLFIIGRGLLIAVRAQDAFSKLLAGALTLTFFVYVFVNIGMVSGLLPVVGVPLPLISYGGTSMVTLMAGFGIIMSISTDKRMLLKS; encoded by the coding sequence ATGGTGCTTGGGCATAAACGTTCATTTTGGCAAAAAGTACACTTAGACGTGCCTCTATTGATAGCGCTTGCTTGTATGATGCTTGGTAGTTTAACCATCGTTTACAGTGCCAGCGGCCAAAATATGGATATGATGTTAAGACATGGTATTCGAATGGGAAGTGCTATTTTTGCCCTACTAATATTCGCTCAAATTCCGCCTATCACACTAAAACGTTTAGTAATACCACTGTATTTGGTCGGTCTCGCTATGCTGATTGCTGTTTTTTTCTTTGGTATAACAATCAATGGTGCTAAACGCTGGTTGAATCTTGGCGTCACGAACTTCCAACCATCAGAGATTATGAAACTTGCAGTTCCTATGATGGTTGCTTGGTATATTTCTCAGCATCGTATGCCCCCTAAATTTACAAATCTGTTCGTTGGTTTCGTTTTACTAAGTGTGCCTACTTTCTTAATTAAAGAACAACCGGATTTAGGTACTTCTTTGCTTATTGCCAGCTCAGGCATTTTCGTTTTGTTTCTAGCAGGATTAAGCTGGCGGCTTATTGGAGGAGCATTACTATTAATGATCCCCGCAGTGTTTGCATTTTGGCATTACGGTATGCGCGCGTATCAAAAGCAACGCGTTATGACGCTTCTCGACCCTGAAAGTGACCCTTTAGGGGCTGGCTACCACATTATTCAATCTAAAATTGCCATTGGTTCAGGTGGTGTTGAAGGCAAAGGTTGGCTGCATGGCACACAATCTCAATTAGAGTTTTTACCTGAGCGACACACAGATTTTATCTTCTCGGTATTAAGTGAAGAATTTGGTTTAATGGGTGTGGTGTTATTGCTCAGTTTATATTTATTTATCATCGGCAGAGGTCTGTTAATCGCAGTACGAGCGCAAGATGCATTTAGCAAACTATTAGCTGGCGCCTTAACACTGACTTTCTTTGTATATGTATTTGTGAATATAGGCATGGTGTCGGGCCTTTTACCTGTTGTGGGTGTACCACTTCCTCTCATTAGCTATGGGGGTACGTCCATGGTTACGCTAATGGCAGGGTTCGGCATCATTATGTCAATTTCGACAGATAAGAGGATGTTACTTAAATCATGA
- a CDS encoding septal ring lytic transglycosylase RlpA family protein translates to MTKLNKAYLLALVVIIVSGCSSRYHTRQDTAPMRIPTEYEMRDAKVKAEPKSVSAGRPYVVLGKQYHPMSDEKGYKAQGTASWYGQKFHGYYTSNGEIFNMYDMTAAHKTLPLPSFVKVTNLENGKSAIVRVNDRGPFHDDRIIDLSYAAAYKLGYHNQGTAKVQIEAITLDRVVPRLTYIQVVASSNKTNIELLAQKLASQFAIDTNIAEEGGLHKLRLGPLDNDNHAQSLLENLQAGEFRQAFLLYSEQRL, encoded by the coding sequence ATGACTAAGTTGAATAAGGCTTACTTGCTTGCCCTTGTCGTCATTATTGTGAGTGGCTGTAGCTCCCGCTACCATACACGCCAAGATACTGCGCCAATGCGTATTCCTACCGAATACGAAATGCGTGATGCGAAAGTGAAAGCAGAGCCTAAGAGTGTCAGCGCCGGACGTCCCTATGTTGTGCTTGGCAAGCAATATCACCCTATGTCTGATGAAAAAGGCTACAAAGCGCAGGGGACCGCTTCATGGTATGGGCAAAAGTTTCACGGGTATTATACCTCTAACGGTGAAATTTTTAATATGTACGACATGACGGCAGCTCACAAAACGCTACCACTTCCGAGTTTTGTTAAAGTAACTAATTTAGAAAATGGCAAATCGGCCATTGTCAGAGTCAATGACCGCGGCCCATTTCATGATGATAGGATCATTGATTTATCGTATGCCGCAGCCTATAAGCTGGGCTATCATAATCAAGGTACAGCAAAGGTTCAGATTGAAGCGATTACACTCGATCGCGTTGTGCCCAGATTAACCTATATTCAAGTCGTTGCCAGCAGTAATAAGACTAATATTGAGCTCCTAGCACAAAAGCTCGCGAGTCAATTTGCAATTGATACAAATATTGCAGAAGAAGGCGGTTTACATAAATTGCGCTTAGGCCCATTAGACAATGATAATCACGCTCAATCATTGTTAGAAAACTTGCAAGCTGGTGAATTTCGCCAGGCTTTCTTGCTTTACAGTGAACAACGACTTTAG